From the Vanacampus margaritifer isolate UIUO_Vmar chromosome 14, RoL_Vmar_1.0, whole genome shotgun sequence genome, the window cgacgctgtgaaagtaccctgaatgcatcaTTTTGCATTCGTAGCATTAGCAAAGAGCTAGTGTGTAgcatgttattctgttgtccctaagcgttctccaagctgtttaatgacaccttaGTTGGAGTCAACTGTGAAACAAACCCATgacaataagaattacatccactgtatatttaaataaaaacatgttttgttttttaaacatggctagactaacgctaatgctaaaagcgaagcgAGGATCCCAAATGCTAATAgcaagttagcatcgacttcaggAGTGtcattccttcaaataacaaataattcacacacaaatgctttgGCAAGGCAACACATAGCCACAGTTAAAATAGCACTgtgcaaaggcacaaattcttaccaatctgtgaaaaacgagttatttcGTTATTTTGTACAATCTCACgttaagtgtgtacaccatggatgcacagCACCACACTGCCGCTAAAAGGCCAAAACACGCAGGAACAGCcagtatttgttgttttttcagttgctattattttagtataCTGTATTCTTATTTCACGTTCTGTTTTAATTTGTCATTGTTCTTTTACGctatatttaaagttgacatttcaaacaaattctttgctcaaaattcaaggatgcaaacatccaaggattttgtttttgtctgaacAAACATTTCCACGTGAGTTTTCTGCctgtaatgtattatttttcttgcTGTAAATgttaagacccccccccccccccaaaaaaaaaacatttataataaaatttTAACTAATCAGCCGATGAACTGGTTATCGGAATTGTATTCAGCCAAATATGGGAAACTAAAATATGTCCTAAATGTCATGGAGCTAAAGAGCATTAACAACCTACCTTGAAGTCATTTCCCGTCAAGTTCACTGAGTCAGCGGCATCTTGTTCTTCTCTACGCTCCACTTCATCACCATGAAAATGTTCGTGTAGTGATGAAGTAATATCATCGCCGGAGTCGGTTCTGAAAGACGGCCTTCCCGCAGCGGCGTCAGGAGTCTCCCACTGCGCTGTGGCGAAGGggagcgcggcggcggcggcggtgctgCAGCTCACGGGTCGCATCAACCATACTGTCTCCTTTATTTGATCCTCCTTCGCCTCTCCGTTCAAGTCCTGACGCTCACGAATCCGCCAGGGGTCCGAATCAGTCGAATCCAAGTGCGAAGGGCGCAGACGGTCCTCGTCCATcagagtccccccccccccacccccacacccaAGGTCGTTTCTTCTTAGGCAGCAGTGTGCCACTCACAGATCTGCCATCGAGGAGAACATGTGACACATGCTGGTTGCATAAAAGCCAAAGATTCGGTTAAAAAGGTTTTTCATCGTGATAAAAATAGAATGTCCCAGAGGGAGGGCGTCTTTAATGGAGGGACAAATAAGTCTATTCACAATGTTGTCGAAATAAACAGTGGGTTTGTATCGTTGCTATGCATGTGACTGGCAGAGGTGTTGCGTAACTGAGGGAAGCACGTTAAGCAAAATTGAAACTAACATTTTAACTCCACAAGTATTGAGAATTTGATTTCGCAATCAAGATGTgattgaatttttcattttcaaggtCTAGTCCAAAACTTGTACTTGTACTCTCTACATTTTGAAAGCAAACAACAGCGACATGGAGGGACGTAATGATGTAACCGCTCCTTTTTTAAACAAGTATCAGCGCTTCTATTCACGTAAGAGTTACACTCGTCCGATCCAATGGATGTCATCAAAATGTCCGCTGTGAAAATGCTTAGCCAGGCGTTCGTTCTGTAGCTACATCCACTTGCGCCTTGTTTATGGCTCTTCAATTAAGTGAAAAGCAGATAGAACTATCCCACTTTTAGATTTTCTCTTCAGATTAACGATATGGCCGTCACTTggttttacatttaattaagtCCATAATTTGTTGAGCCCGcgtttcatttcaaattgcCCAAGTGCTCGGAATTTCAGCCTCTCGGATATTTGTCGTGATCCACAAAAGCACGCTTGATATCATTGTGTTGaatccaaataaaatatttgcagacctgcttttcttttttttactagaaaaaaaaaaaaggtgaacctttttgacaattttctgACGTTGTGACCAAACCTGTAACTGAATTAAAACTAATTCATTTAGAGGGATGGAAATTTGTAaaaatttaaacttttaaaaattcacggattaatcaacaaaataatcgGTTATTAAAATGCAGCTTTGCACATTTCAAAAAGGTGCAGTGAAGCACAAGCCATGTTTGTAGGATTCTCAAAGTGTTACGATATCAGATCAGACCCACCAacaaagtgtgaaattaaacaaccaacaGTGACTTTCCCAGATAATGACTTGGATGCTAGGCTGTCTGAAGATCCAGAGCAAAAGAGCCACTTTCGGGCAGCTGCCAAAGCACTATCATGTCAAAGTCAAGCTGTAAGAAGAGCTGCAGTTTTAACAGTGTTTTCACATTAGCAAGTAATGGCTTTGTgcaaggtaagcagagctgcatcatctttttaaaattgcatgaagcaGACTAATTTGatctttttatttcaaatccatGCTGGTGGTGTAAAAGGCAAAAttataataacttttttttattcctgccCACAAAATCCTGTCTCATGTGCTGGTTTCAAatcggtttatttttttttcatttggcgCTATCTGACCTCAAAACGAGCAGTGGCGATAAAGTCAAAGCGGTGGCGCGTGTTGCAGATTGGCAGCGGGACCATCTGCGTCTTGTTTTGAAACGTCTTATCGCCACGGCGTGCGCTCGTACGGCCGCTCGTACGGCCGCTGCCACGCGTGTTGTCAACACGAAATCGAGGGCATCTCCCGCCAAGGTCGTCAACACAAAACGACAGGCAGCCGCCGTTCAATCTCATTACTCCTGCAGCTTCCCCTTATTACGTCCCTCCGAACGTCACGCAACCGACATCCGGGTGAAACCGCCGCCGCGTTTCCTGTGTGCGCTCACTTCTCATTTCCTGTCAGGGTGCACTTAGTGATTTTGTTACACCCGCAACTGAATCGGAAAAAGAGAAGTAGGCGTACTTTAAATGGAGTTACAGTTCATGTTTGTCTTTATTCAAGTTGGACTGGAATGGAATGAAAGATGTTAAAATACACTGcgcatatatttttaaatggagtGGTACCTTAGTTTATGATTAGGGCCTGAccaattatggatttttttttagggtgatgccaattccaatatttggcagGATAAAATTATTCTAACcgattaatttatatatatatatattaggggtgtgaattgcctagtacttgGCGATTccattcgtatcacgattcataggtcacgattcgattcaataccgattaatcccgatacgaatctataaattgattattgcgatttttttaaaactcaaatttagaaaatactcatcagtaaacttgtacatgtacactgtaagatttgtatgaaaatatattgatttatctgaaaatgtcatgcttataactgagccactgcatttaacaaacaggtctgtttcatgttttgaacagcactgaaataaaatattaaggcttaatgtgccattaatataacattcttccatgtttaatgagtgaatcctaaccctaagtaagacgtttggttgaatattcccataaaaaattgatgtttaaaaatcgattcggccgcatatcgaatcgatgcgagaattgcgcgctgtaatattgcgatatattgccgaatcgattttttctaacacccctaatatatatatatatgtaaatttgttttttttttatctgcaaaAATCagctaattttttggggtgccaattttgctgattttaaaataGCTAATATCAGCAGATTAAGTCATCCAGCTGTCAGGCCTGATTTATGGGTTTGAGTCCTTCCCTGAAAGCTGTTTCTAATGTTCTGGACACCTTATTTAGCCACACCTGTGGTCTAAAATATTAGTAACGCCTCCACTGAGAATAATAAGCACACTTCATGTTGTGTATTGTGGAATTCCCCTCAAAAACGCTTAATGAGAGCATGGTTAGCTAGCTCAAGTAGCGACTGGGGACGATTGTTGACatgtattcaaatattttaaCATAGTGACAGCGTGTCGGCACAAAAGAGGAACAGCGGCTAGAGCGAAAGTGGTGTGTAGTGTCTGATTTCTATGACAGTCTAAACTGTTATTGCTCGTGTAAAAGTAGTCAGGAAATATCTCCTTCAGAGGACATTTTTTAGAGGGGAAGTGTAACTTACCACGCCGCGGGATCGTAAAAGCAGCATCATATGATCACCCGACTTGCTGTACATCTAGTGGGAGGCGGGAAAATAAAACACGCACGGCTTCTTAATAAACGCTTCCCCAGAGCAAGAAtgcaaattctgtttgtttcGTTCTTCTTCATTACCTGCTGCGCGCCACAAACTAGCTGCACGGAAGCTCTCTTTGCTCCGAGCGGCATGTCAGCGGGTGCTGTCGCTCGCACGTGGCCCTCGTTTGGGCTTTCCTTTGCAGACGGATGAGACCTCGCGTTTCGTGGCTGCAGTTCGCTGCGAggagtgggaggggggggggggagacagaAAGAGAAGAGTTAGGAGGAGGGTGAAAGTTGCAAAGAGGAAGAAAGGGCTCGTTGTGATTGGCGAATGACTCCGACGAAAAGACACCTGAGAGGTTCGGCCCACGCCCACGGGGGCCTGAaggcatgcgcgcacacacagactatttataaaaaaaaaaacacaagtcagGTGAGAGGAGTGGCTCAGCTTCATTCCTTTTAACAATACCAGTAGTAATCATCATGATGTGGCAATGGCAAAGCAAAACCAGAAGGTGCCAGATTCAAAGTGGAAGTCCAGCCCCTTAGATTAGTAGTTCCCAAAATGGagtcttattaaaaaaataaataaaaaatcctgcaTGTGAGGTGCAGATATTATTGTGGTCCACTTGGGGTCACCATCACCATTGCACTGTAGTATCTATGACTTTGGGCGTGTATATGGCTTTGAGGCGGAGCCTTGTCTGGTGAGTGATGTGGGCGTCGGCGAATCACAGTGTACAGTCGGCTGGCTGTGTGGCGCATCGGTTGCTCGATGAATGTGCTTATTACGATTGAAAGTGTGCTGGTGGCCGTGTCAATTCCTTGACCGCTTGCGATGGCATTTCAATACGTTCGAGCTAGCCGTCAAGGACTGTTTTAAATTAGCTAGCGTCAATATGTAACCTTGTTAGCAATTAAaggttatctttttttaaacgctCACCATCCATGCAACTTGTTTCTACACTGAGAGGTCCATAGACTGTAATCGttgccatcctttttttttttttattgcacacctACCACCAGGAcaccaatatttaaaaaaaaaaaatatatatatatatatatatatatatatatatatacgataactttaagacaaataaaatctcAGATTTGACTTTATGTATTCATGAATGAATGTGAATCATGACACTTCTAAAATACTACTATTTTTGGAAGAATATAGTATCATTTTTAGACCATAAATAGTGTTGTAATTTGACaagtttaaaagtatttttactaaAACATGACTTTCTTCTTTAACATCATCATATTCtgagtttatttgtttttgtaaatattgcatTTGCTTTTGGTCAAAAAATGAAGACTTTATCCTTGCAACATCACAAAATTTTTTGGtcccaaaaatatgaatttgttaTCATCCCCTTTAGAACTGTCTCGGCAGCAATATGCACAAAAAGCCCCCAAAAAGTGGTTATTTATTCCCACATTGGTTTCGATCGCAATTTAATTTACATCAACGATGAGCACTTTCGATATTTCAGTTTGCGGTTACACATCTGCCACCGTCAATATTCCACTTCATTTTGGACGTCATGAACATGACATTCCGGGACATTATACAATTAATACCATTTCTTTACCTATGGCGGCATAAGTGACAACAATGGCACAGTCCAAAAGTGACTTACTTCATCACTTAGCATCAGCATCATTAGCATGATtagcattgagattaaaaataTTAGCATTACCTTGCATTTATATGGGTATCCTTGCGTTTGGACCCAGCTTAGCTGTCGGCTTCGTGGCCACGTTGAAGTGTAGAGACCGGCGACGTACGAGAGGGATACTGTGGAGcacaattttgatatttgaaCATCAATTTTCAGCGTGCGCTTTAGTAATGGTGTTTGGCACCATAAACATGTTAGCCTGTACGACGTGGCTACAGTCAAGTCGTACGCCGCCGAAGCCTGCAGGGGGCGCGCCGGAGCTTCGAGAACAGTGCCAGCTCGCGACGTCACTTCCGCGCGACTATTATTGACGTTATTTTCTAACTTTTCACCAATCAAAGTGGGAAATTTTGTTGTTggttaaaatagaaaatatagtgatttttttttttttaataaaattaaacaaaaaaatgatattgctTACATTTACTGTACAATACAATGTTTGAGGTGAagagaattttattttaacatgtaTTTTCAAAACATAGTTTAATCTTATGAATTCAAAACGAACTATCAAAGTAAACAAAAGTTATGATTTCGAGTGTCAGGATTTTTTGGGTAGGTTTTACGGTTTCAAATTCTATATGTTTTTTACGAGTACTTTATCAATTTTGTATATCTCAGCAagtcaaaaaaaagagaaaaacatcccgttttgttataatttttgcaCAACATATGTTTTAATAAACCAAACTGTATAACATGCAGGAAATCCACAAACAcgtattgcactttttttcctctcttttaaCATTCACACATTCAATCAATATATCTATGCACAATCTATGCACTCACTGACCACATTATGTGCACCATCTAATGACATCCAGCACAAGAGCTGTAGATGGATAGAAGATTTTCAATTTTGATTGATCTTTCACACAATGAGCAGCTTTCTGTAAGATCATCTGACAATCTGGCCTTCACTGAGGGGGAAAAATAGCTCTAATTTTGATCGATTACTCGAGTGCGGTGGTTGGTTAACGTTCTGTTTtgagtaaaaattttttttaaaacaatgcttTTGTATCGGATGTCAGTAGATTGTGCAGCTGTCTTCCAATTACGTTCACAATATAGAAGCTACTGGAGGTGCGTGACGTTGGTGTGACAGCAGCCGGGACATGCCACCTTCTCCTTCGACAGATAGAGCATGGGCTGGATGCTACTGCTGAAGTCCATCAGACCGAAGGCGACGTAATGGATGTAACAGCGGAAGACGTCGGGCGAGAAGTAGTGCTGGAAGGGGAAGAGCGCCACCGGCGGGAAGTAGTTGAAGACGATGATGGCGAGGATGATGAGCACCGTCTTGAAGGCCCGCTTCTTCACCGGGTGCATCTCGTCCCGGCCGGGCCCGGACTGGCGCAGCTCCCACAGGATGGCGATGTTGCAGAACACCATGAAGGCGAAGGCGCCCAGGATCATGGCGGTGAAGACCTTCTCGAAGTTGACGATGCGGCCCACGCACTTGGCGGCGGCGTAGGCCAGCGTGATGAGCCACACCAGCATGGCCAGGCCGGCTCGGTGTCGGCGGTCCTTGAGCTCGGTGAAGGTGAAGGGATGCACCACGGCCACGTAGCGGTCCAGGCAGATGCAGGAGAGGAAGAGCGGCGACGAGTCCTTCATGCCGTAGAAGAAGCGCAACACGTACCAGGTGCTGCTGGTGGTGAGGAACACGATGTTGGCCAGCTCCAGGGGCGGGATGAGGCAAAAGAGCACGTCCAGGACGGCCAGGTGAAGGATGAAGATGTCCGACGTGGACGAGTCGCCCTTGTTTTTGCGGATGAGCCACAGGACCAAGATGTTTGCAGGGATGCCCAGGAACATGTTGATGAACTGCAGGCCCAAGTACCAGATGAGCACGGCCGGCATTTCGCGGCAGCCCTCGTACACCGTGCGCTCCCACGGCGTGGCGTTGACGGTCCGCTGAGAGATGAACAGCACCGACGAGTTGAGGGAGAGGAAACCCATGGCGGGGAGTAGAGCTGAGtgattatgggggaaaaaaaaaacaatcatcacgATTATgttgattgatattgaaatcacgattCATAAACATGATTATTCATTGATTCCAAAACTCAGCTTTAAAGTGATACGTGACACATTTAGCCATTCAGAagtaaaaaagttaatattttgtctagaatttaTTTGATAACATCATCATTTGTCATgttaaatgaatacctttaaaaatacatttttgccacttgctgttgactaaaaatgacatgaaacaggtaacaaccaatcacggctcacctgttttctaggttGAGTCATGTGATGTTAGCAAaccgagccgtgattggtcgttgtttCCTACGCATGCGCAATAtcatctttagttgacagcaagtggaaaaatttgtttttaaattccacttttgtttttaaaggtataaattgtacatgaaaaataatgaagttatcacattaattataggcAAAATAGTATcatcttactgctgaaaattgctgaatgagtcaagcatccctttaaataaaattttagatAGTGGTGAAATGCGACACTATAAATTCTTAATTAAAccttaagtcatttttttattaataaatcaTCACAATTTAATCgtgtgcattattattttattattacttttatccttattattaattattatgtattattatttttattataagtaGTGATAGCATtcgtatttatatatgtttccTATTTAATGAGTTATTATGGCTTTATTATGTTGACCTACTAAATTGGCTCTTACTGTCATTGCTCCTCCCTCTAAAGTCAAAGCAAGACAAAACCCTCACATGGCATACGAGTCGACATGATATCACATGATATATATTAATGTATCTATTTTCATCTGGACATATAGTATTGTAGATATACACATGGTGGTGACACGCGTGTAAatagatacagtatatatatatatttatatatatatatatattttttagtcttTAACATTAATCCATGAATATGTTCAAAGTGAcagtaaatgaaagaaaaagcatgATCATTGTGATGCTCTTCTTACCTTTAAATTAATGTGATGACGAAGTGGTCCCCTACTCCTGCATTGACTGACCCTCAACTTCCTCTTTTTAGTCGTAGCGTAGCCCGctccaatgtgtgtgcgtgtgtgtctagTAGTAGTAGGCGCAGGGcggtttattaaatgtttgcaAGTCTTCCTACCCTGTGTACATCCGACAACAAAATAAGATTACCATAGTAAAATGATTACTACCTCTCATTGAATAGCACTACAAGCGTGTGTTACAATAAGTGTTGTCA encodes:
- the hcar2 gene encoding proteinase-activated receptor 3, which translates into the protein MGFLSLNSSVLFISQRTVNATPWERTVYEGCREMPAVLIWYLGLQFINMFLGIPANILVLWLIRKNKGDSSTSDIFILHLAVLDVLFCLIPPLELANIVFLTTSSTWYVLRFFYGMKDSSPLFLSCICLDRYVAVVHPFTFTELKDRRHRAGLAMLVWLITLAYAAAKCVGRIVNFEKVFTAMILGAFAFMVFCNIAILWELRQSGPGRDEMHPVKKRAFKTVLIILAIIVFNYFPPVALFPFQHYFSPDVFRCYIHYVAFGLMDFSSSIQPMLYLSKEKVACPGCCHTNVTHLQ